A genomic stretch from Leptotrichia sp. HSP-536 includes:
- a CDS encoding DUF1003 domain-containing protein — MKKILRNVDDDAKREEIIHMLLEQKVSKVIKEEENDRKNFSSKLLDLIGSKKIIYVMGIFIFIWIAVNIFLFFTKKFDPYSFVILNIILSCVMLLFCSLIIFNQNKTKKLDEKKSENDYKVNLKNEIIIEDLHYKLDELIEKQDEITKRVLELETKKKTPSLREKEKKQYKFIDISEYDKGKGYR, encoded by the coding sequence TTGAAAAAAATATTAAGAAATGTAGATGATGATGCAAAAAGAGAAGAAATTATCCATATGCTTCTGGAACAGAAAGTTTCAAAAGTTATAAAGGAAGAAGAAAATGATAGAAAAAATTTTTCAAGTAAACTTTTAGACCTTATAGGAAGTAAAAAAATTATTTATGTAATGGGGATATTTATTTTCATATGGATTGCAGTAAATATATTTCTTTTTTTTACTAAAAAATTTGACCCGTACTCGTTTGTGATATTAAATATCATTTTATCATGTGTAATGCTTCTTTTTTGTTCATTAATAATTTTTAATCAAAATAAAACGAAGAAACTTGATGAAAAGAAATCAGAAAATGATTATAAGGTAAATTTGAAGAATGAAATTATAATTGAAGACTTACATTATAAACTGGATGAGCTGATTGAGAAGCAGGATGAAATAACAAAACGGGTTCTGGAATTAGAAACAAAGAAAAAAACTCCATCATTGAGAGAAAAAGAAAAAAAGCAATATAAATTTATTGATATTTCAGAATATGATAAAGGAAAAGGGTATAGGTGA
- a CDS encoding tetratricopeptide repeat protein, with amino-acid sequence MKKIFLMLLLILCVISCELKKAQEAYDRKEYLESMRIVLRYFEKNPNKLKKIKPEVKNELMEKFSNIVNIYERKAYNGNFDEKIEGYSSLGQIYMLMDKYSISQQFTDFTQKHNLNSIYENYENLVSQRIKNNMDRMSYDNIYKMIKEDYDEHIKFMEELMDGKIPTGKMELYREINRNMTKSKADKLIDVAQKYEYSGKYRDAEKLYSEASKTYSRYDENYRQTKDKYFETKQKADLIDAEKSYNLGMAKAREGTKASYRKATEYFEEASKFIPNYKDSKELARKYEEMGNIDYYISECPNSIENSISNSLSRIGRKRMSRSYVDVVISCDVDTNYKISKGHPKTQSHSEMGQARDKNGMYVIKEFIFEDIKTVSTETIDVKYRISLKGLVNRSFSGSFSVSNNYSEINYKGDVPEKYKSLKEYPLGKDEMKNKAFKSMEQKANVELEELIRIIKNI; translated from the coding sequence ATGAAAAAAATATTTTTAATGTTGCTATTAATATTATGTGTAATTTCCTGCGAGCTGAAGAAGGCTCAAGAAGCCTATGACAGGAAGGAATATTTAGAAAGTATGAGGATTGTTTTAAGATATTTTGAAAAGAATCCTAATAAATTAAAAAAAATAAAACCAGAAGTAAAAAATGAGCTTATGGAAAAATTTTCAAATATTGTGAATATTTATGAAAGAAAAGCTTATAATGGAAATTTTGATGAAAAAATAGAAGGGTATTCCAGTTTAGGACAGATTTATATGTTAATGGATAAATATTCAATATCACAACAATTTACGGATTTTACTCAAAAACATAATTTAAATTCAATTTATGAAAATTATGAAAATTTGGTTTCACAAAGAATAAAAAATAATATGGATAGAATGAGTTATGATAATATTTATAAAATGATAAAAGAAGATTATGATGAACATATAAAATTTATGGAAGAATTGATGGACGGTAAAATTCCAACTGGAAAGATGGAACTTTATAGAGAAATAAATAGAAATATGACAAAATCAAAAGCTGATAAATTGATAGATGTTGCACAAAAATATGAATATTCAGGTAAATATAGAGATGCCGAAAAATTATATTCGGAGGCAAGTAAGACTTATTCACGTTACGACGAAAATTATAGACAGACAAAAGATAAATATTTTGAAACAAAACAAAAAGCAGATTTGATTGATGCAGAAAAAAGTTATAATTTAGGAATGGCAAAGGCTCGTGAAGGGACTAAAGCAAGTTATAGAAAAGCTACAGAATATTTTGAAGAAGCGTCAAAATTTATACCAAATTATAAGGATAGTAAAGAATTGGCAAGAAAATACGAAGAAATGGGAAATATAGATTATTATATTTCAGAATGTCCAAATTCGATTGAAAATTCAATAAGCAACAGCTTATCTAGAATAGGAAGAAAAAGAATGTCAAGAAGTTATGTCGATGTAGTTATTTCGTGTGATGTCGATACTAATTATAAAATTTCTAAAGGGCATCCGAAAACGCAAAGCCATAGTGAAATGGGACAAGCACGAGATAAAAATGGAATGTATGTCATAAAAGAGTTTATATTTGAAGATATAAAAACAGTTTCAACTGAAACAATTGATGTAAAATACAGAATAAGCTTAAAAGGATTGGTGAATAGAAGTTTCAGTGGAAGCTTTTCAGTATCAAATAACTATAGTGAAATAAATTATAAAGGAGATGTTCCTGAAAAATATAAATCATTAAAAGAATATCCTCTTGGAAAAGATGAAATGAAAAATAAAGCTTTTAAATCAATGGAGCAGAAAGCTAATGTAGAATTAGAAGAATTAATAAGAATTATAAAAAATATATAA
- a CDS encoding toxin-antitoxin system YwqK family antitoxin, whose amino-acid sequence MRKKIKKIILVNVFCFLSITAKSESLKNISGILKLENFSKIKNIEAEKILDYDTQIVLNNNLACEKENDKLFTGIAIQKIKDNIKNINFYENGNLISYYKYFLDGNIEEAKEIDKEKNQVITQKYNKNKKNISQRIYENGFLKSENQYVNGKLTLEYRANGKENGNFIYYDGNKKVLSEIEVLQINKNGQIYQMPQVIKVFGKNGKIEREYTFKNGTLVGQVQKVYYPNGNLKYTGIAKNDDIIDMEIKELYEEYNSSGVKKMSCKEIETDKWSCEYYKKDGEIKIKKQIREDFSKNLAASKDIYDNKPGIEFLKSIGKGIGNIFLMIIDGVFGTDMYRILNY is encoded by the coding sequence ATGAGAAAGAAAATTAAAAAAATAATTTTAGTTAACGTATTTTGTTTTTTATCAATTACAGCAAAATCTGAGAGTTTAAAAAATATTTCAGGTATTTTAAAATTAGAAAATTTTTCAAAAATAAAAAATATTGAAGCAGAAAAAATATTGGATTATGATACGCAAATTGTATTAAACAATAATTTAGCTTGTGAAAAAGAAAATGATAAATTATTTACTGGAATTGCAATTCAAAAAATAAAAGATAATATCAAAAATATAAATTTTTATGAAAATGGAAATCTCATTTCCTATTACAAATATTTTTTGGATGGAAATATTGAAGAAGCAAAAGAAATTGACAAAGAAAAGAATCAAGTGATTACCCAAAAATATAATAAAAATAAAAAAAATATTTCACAAAGAATTTATGAAAATGGATTTTTAAAATCAGAAAATCAATATGTTAACGGGAAATTGACCCTAGAATATAGAGCTAATGGAAAAGAAAATGGAAACTTTATTTATTATGATGGTAATAAAAAAGTTTTATCAGAAATAGAAGTTTTACAAATTAATAAAAATGGACAAATTTATCAAATGCCACAAGTTATAAAAGTTTTTGGAAAAAATGGTAAAATTGAGAGAGAATACACTTTTAAAAATGGAACCCTTGTAGGTCAAGTGCAAAAAGTTTATTATCCAAATGGAAATTTAAAATATACTGGAATTGCTAAAAATGATGATATAATAGATATGGAAATAAAAGAATTGTATGAAGAATATAATTCTAGTGGAGTGAAGAAAATGAGTTGTAAAGAAATTGAAACTGATAAATGGAGCTGTGAATATTATAAAAAAGATGGAGAAATAAAAATTAAAAAACAAATTAGAGAGGATTTTTCTAAAAATTTAGCTGCTTCAAAAGATATTTATGATAATAAACCTGGAATAGAATTTTTAAAATCCATTGGAAAGGGAATAGGAAATATATTTTTGATGATTATAGATGGTGTATTTGGAACTGATATGTATAGGATTTTGAATTACTAA
- the thrC gene encoding threonine synthase: protein MNYKSTRGGELQSSTFATLHGLANGGGLYIPEKLPDVKLTYDELKGLSYQELSEKIIKLFFTEFSDEEIKKAVNSAYNNTTFNNENIVPVYKLNEKVSFGELFHGRTLAFKDLALSLFPYLLLLSKEKQKEDKKILILAATSGDTGKAALEGFKDVEGINIVVFYPKNGVSPMQEEQMRKQLGNNVEIVAINGNFDDAQSAIKVIFSSEEFKKYANNYNVMFSSANSINIGRLFPQVIYYVSTYVNLVKSETIKANEEFNVVVPTGNFGNILAGFIAKKLGIPIRKFISASNKNKVLADFFQTGTYSKNRDFYATNSPSMDILLSSNFERYLYYALNENSERVNELITNLLSGGELSVNNEELKNIQKEFYGEFANDAETVNAIQNVYENYHYLMDPHTAVAYSVYEKLDEKNLDKNFHTVIMSTAHPFKFPTPIAKALGLDETKEPYAILDEVAEITGVKFPEKLTEVRNSEIRFSNIIDKADIQDFVKEYIKNLK from the coding sequence ATGAATTATAAAAGTACAAGAGGTGGAGAATTACAAAGTTCAACTTTTGCCACACTACATGGGCTTGCAAATGGCGGCGGACTTTATATCCCTGAAAAATTACCAGATGTGAAACTGACTTATGATGAACTAAAAGGCTTATCTTATCAGGAACTTTCAGAAAAAATTATAAAATTATTTTTTACAGAATTTTCTGACGAAGAAATAAAAAAAGCTGTAAATAGTGCTTATAACAATACTACTTTTAATAATGAAAATATTGTTCCTGTATATAAATTAAATGAAAAAGTAAGTTTTGGAGAACTGTTTCATGGAAGAACATTGGCTTTCAAGGATTTAGCACTTTCGTTATTCCCATATTTATTGCTTTTGAGTAAAGAAAAGCAAAAAGAAGATAAAAAAATATTGATTCTAGCTGCAACTTCTGGAGATACTGGAAAAGCTGCGCTTGAAGGATTTAAGGATGTTGAGGGAATTAACATTGTCGTGTTTTATCCAAAAAATGGAGTTAGTCCGATGCAGGAAGAGCAAATGCGAAAACAGCTTGGAAACAATGTAGAAATAGTTGCGATAAACGGAAATTTTGACGATGCTCAAAGTGCCATAAAAGTTATTTTTTCAAGTGAAGAATTTAAAAAATATGCAAACAATTACAATGTGATGTTTTCTAGTGCAAATTCTATCAACATCGGAAGATTATTCCCTCAAGTCATTTATTACGTATCAACTTATGTAAACTTGGTAAAATCTGAAACAATTAAAGCTAATGAAGAATTTAATGTAGTAGTTCCAACTGGAAACTTTGGAAATATTCTAGCTGGATTTATCGCGAAAAAACTAGGAATACCAATCAGAAAATTTATTTCAGCTTCAAACAAGAACAAAGTCCTAGCTGACTTCTTCCAAACTGGAACATACAGCAAAAATAGAGACTTTTATGCAACAAACTCACCATCAATGGACATTCTTCTTTCCTCAAATTTTGAAAGATATTTATATTACGCATTAAATGAAAACTCCGAAAGAGTAAACGAACTAATTACAAACTTGCTTTCAGGAGGAGAATTGTCTGTAAATAATGAAGAACTGAAAAATATCCAAAAAGAATTTTATGGAGAATTTGCAAATGATGCTGAAACTGTAAACGCAATTCAGAATGTATATGAAAATTATCATTATTTAATGGATCCACACACAGCAGTAGCTTATTCTGTTTATGAAAAGCTGGATGAAAAAAACTTAGATAAAAATTTTCACACAGTAATAATGTCAACAGCACATCCATTTAAGTTCCCAACTCCAATTGCAAAAGCATTGGGACTAGACGAAACAAAAGAACCTTACGCAATTTTGGATGAAGTTGCAGAAATTACCGGCGTAAAATTCCCAGAAAAATTGACAGAAGTGAGAAATTCAGAAATAAGATTTTCAAATATAATTGATAAAGCTGATATTCAGGACTTTGTAAAAGAATATATAAAAAATTTAAAATAG
- the purD gene encoding phosphoribosylamine--glycine ligase, with product MKILIVGAGGREHAIAWKLSQNEKVEKIFIAPGNACVEMLPNTESVNLGSIDEYISFAKDNNVELTVVGSEELLIQGIVDEFHKNGLKIFGPDKKAAILEGSKAYSKDFMKKYGIKTAVYEVFDDSEKAKEFLNNWKDFPVVIKASGLAAGKGVIIAQNLDEAIKAVEDIMVDEKFGNAGSQVVIEEFLDGVEASILSFTDSRIIVPLLSAKDHKKIGEDETGLNTGGMGVISPNPFVTDEIFENFKSGIMEPTLKGMQAEGMDFAGVIFFGLMITKKGVYLLEYNMRMGDPETQAVLPLLENDLLELIEKSFDKKLSEVKVSWKPLHSCCVVAAAGGYPESYKKGDEITGVLDFKETDDNKVFICGAKVEDGKLLTNGGRVLNAVALGNTLEEAQKKAYELLKTINFEGMYFRKDIGGRF from the coding sequence ATGAAAATATTAATTGTGGGTGCTGGGGGAAGAGAGCATGCGATTGCTTGGAAACTTTCTCAAAATGAAAAGGTGGAGAAGATTTTTATAGCTCCAGGAAATGCCTGTGTGGAAATGCTGCCAAATACAGAAAGTGTAAATTTAGGATCAATTGATGAGTATATTTCGTTTGCAAAAGACAATAATGTGGAATTGACAGTTGTGGGAAGTGAGGAACTACTTATTCAAGGGATTGTGGACGAATTTCATAAAAATGGACTGAAAATATTTGGACCTGATAAAAAGGCTGCTATTCTTGAGGGAAGTAAGGCTTATTCTAAGGATTTTATGAAAAAATATGGAATAAAGACAGCAGTTTATGAAGTTTTTGATGATTCTGAGAAAGCTAAGGAATTTTTGAATAACTGGAAAGATTTTCCTGTGGTTATAAAGGCTAGCGGTCTTGCAGCCGGAAAAGGTGTTATTATTGCTCAAAATCTGGATGAGGCGATTAAGGCTGTGGAAGATATAATGGTTGATGAGAAATTTGGAAATGCTGGAAGTCAAGTTGTAATTGAAGAATTTCTGGATGGAGTAGAGGCTTCGATTTTATCATTTACAGACAGCAGAATTATTGTGCCGTTATTATCAGCAAAGGATCATAAAAAGATAGGGGAAGATGAAACGGGCTTGAATACAGGAGGAATGGGAGTTATCAGTCCAAATCCTTTTGTTACGGATGAAATCTTTGAAAATTTTAAGTCAGGTATAATGGAGCCAACTTTGAAGGGAATGCAGGCTGAAGGAATGGATTTTGCAGGAGTGATTTTCTTTGGACTTATGATTACGAAAAAAGGCGTTTACTTGCTTGAATACAATATGAGAATGGGAGATCCGGAAACTCAGGCGGTATTGCCGCTTCTGGAAAATGATTTGCTTGAATTAATAGAAAAATCTTTTGATAAAAAATTATCAGAAGTTAAGGTTAGCTGGAAACCGTTACACTCGTGCTGTGTAGTAGCCGCTGCTGGAGGATATCCGGAAAGTTACAAGAAAGGTGATGAAATTACAGGGGTTCTTGACTTTAAAGAAACGGATGATAATAAAGTGTTTATTTGCGGAGCAAAAGTTGAAGATGGGAAATTATTGACTAATGGCGGAAGAGTGCTAAATGCTGTGGCTTTAGGGAATACATTGGAAGAAGCTCAAAAAAAAGCGTATGAACTTTTGAAAACTATAAATTTTGAAGGAATGTATTTTAGAAAAGACATTGGCGGAAGATTTTAA
- a CDS encoding tRNA dihydrouridine synthase → MKIYTAPMAGITDYSFRKILEKFEPDFLFTEMVNANLLNREDDTTINELLKCDDKEKTGTQIFGGDRNELISGILKLKNFGFRKININMGCPQPKIIKNGAGSALLKNYELVEQVLSEIQNIGADISIKIRAGYKDFKNPEIFLDLANKYSLDFICIHGRTQKQMYSGTADWEIVKKLSNIPRKTEFFGNGDLFEPLEIKKKIQNSNLDGIILSRGIIGNPWLILQAREFLKTGKIKRIQTFDETKSLVLEHLKNIVKNKGEMKAVLEINKFLRPYFQKFWDKNLDRNSEIATIENYYDENLKTKIDKIILEKGILEKIRNIEML, encoded by the coding sequence ATGAAAATATACACTGCTCCAATGGCTGGCATTACTGATTACTCTTTTAGAAAAATACTTGAAAAATTTGAGCCTGATTTTTTATTCACAGAAATGGTGAATGCAAATTTGTTAAATCGTGAAGATGATACTACAATAAATGAGCTTTTGAAGTGTGATGATAAGGAAAAAACTGGAACACAAATTTTTGGTGGAGATAGGAATGAGCTAATTTCAGGAATTTTAAAACTGAAAAATTTTGGATTTAGAAAAATTAATATAAATATGGGATGCCCGCAGCCTAAAATCATAAAAAATGGGGCTGGTTCGGCACTTTTGAAAAATTATGAGCTGGTTGAGCAAGTTCTTTCGGAAATTCAGAATATTGGTGCTGATATTTCAATAAAAATACGTGCTGGTTATAAAGATTTTAAAAATCCAGAAATTTTTTTGGATTTGGCAAATAAATACAGCCTTGATTTTATATGTATTCATGGACGGACTCAAAAACAGATGTACTCAGGAACTGCTGACTGGGAAATTGTAAAAAAACTGAGCAATATTCCAAGAAAAACAGAATTTTTTGGAAACGGAGATTTATTTGAACCATTAGAAATAAAGAAAAAAATACAAAATTCAAATCTGGATGGAATAATTCTCTCTCGTGGAATTATTGGAAATCCGTGGCTAATTTTACAGGCAAGGGAATTTTTAAAAACTGGAAAAATAAAAAGAATTCAAACTTTTGATGAAACAAAATCACTTGTTTTGGAGCATTTGAAAAATATTGTGAAAAACAAGGGAGAAATGAAGGCAGTACTTGAAATAAATAAGTTCTTGCGTCCGTATTTTCAAAAATTTTGGGATAAAAATTTGGATAGAAATAGTGAAATTGCTACGATTGAGAATTATTATGATGAAAATTTGAAAACTAAAATTGATAAAATTATTTTAGAAAAAGGAATTTTGGAAAAAATAAGAAATATTGAAATGCTATAA
- a CDS encoding S66 peptidase family protein: MNFPEPLKQGDKVFLLCTSSPIFEKDIEKCKEVVKNLGFEPVLGKSLFENIGGYMAGTPEIRVKDLHRSFADNEIKGIFCVRGGFSASQLLNNLDYELIKKNPKIFVGYSDVTNLSIAFNQKCNLGVFHGPMVKSNMFNDFNEFTKKSFFNALDKKKGEKWIFENPIDEKTGAEKETSLLYEKNFENKKINGELTGGNLSIIVTTLGTDYEIDTKGKIFFIEEIEEEISRIDRMMTHLKYAGKFEDCNAVLLGNFAGCENTYGENYELMDFLKDFFKDYEKPVIYGLESGHEKPDLVTMPMGAKCTLKITESGNEIYFEK, from the coding sequence ATGAATTTTCCAGAACCGTTAAAACAAGGAGATAAGGTATTTTTACTTTGTACTTCTTCACCTATTTTTGAGAAAGATATTGAAAAGTGCAAGGAAGTTGTGAAAAATTTAGGATTTGAGCCTGTGCTGGGGAAGAGCCTTTTTGAAAACATTGGAGGATATATGGCAGGAACGCCTGAAATTAGGGTAAAAGATTTACATAGATCTTTTGCTGATAATGAAATTAAGGGAATTTTTTGTGTAAGAGGCGGATTTAGCGCTTCACAGCTTTTGAATAACCTGGATTATGAATTGATAAAGAAAAATCCTAAAATTTTTGTGGGTTATAGCGATGTTACAAATTTGAGCATTGCTTTTAATCAGAAGTGTAATTTGGGAGTTTTTCACGGACCCATGGTAAAATCGAATATGTTTAATGATTTTAATGAGTTTACAAAAAAATCTTTTTTTAATGCCTTGGATAAGAAAAAAGGCGAAAAATGGATATTTGAAAATCCAATAGATGAAAAAACTGGAGCAGAAAAAGAAACTTCACTTTTATATGAAAAAAACTTTGAAAATAAAAAAATAAATGGGGAGCTAACTGGCGGAAATCTTTCAATAATTGTTACAACTTTAGGAACAGATTATGAAATTGATACAAAAGGGAAAATATTTTTTATTGAGGAAATTGAAGAGGAAATCAGCAGGATTGACAGAATGATGACGCATTTGAAATATGCTGGAAAATTTGAAGATTGTAATGCGGTTTTGTTGGGGAATTTTGCAGGATGCGAGAATACTTATGGGGAAAATTATGAGTTAATGGATTTTTTGAAAGATTTTTTTAAGGATTATGAAAAGCCTGTAATTTATGGACTCGAAAGTGGACATGAAAAGCCTGATTTGGTAACAATGCCGATGGGAGCAAAATGTACTTTGAAGATTACTGAAAGTGGAAATGAAATTTATTTTGAAAAATAA
- a CDS encoding dipeptidase, with translation MFFDMHADVWTDNFWEYQKGNKGVIRNKYKEKFLKGGLSGGIFVIYLNVNEVENAEEYFFADLRAMIEELYHARDLIKVIKEPADFKMFENWENVKEEDKKFGVMLGIEGLPGIGNKLDYIYLLNQLGVRHIGMTWNETNAFATGQSGDKNRGLTSLGIDAVRIINELGILLDVSHANDKTFWDIAKHSKKPFFASHSNARSLCPSMRNLTDDQILCIGERGGMVGMNSCHNFVSQNENEKNLEMLLNHLEYVAKKIGLDKVGFGLDFAEYYTPEGEESEGLFGLHDVTELGNVKKALKKRGYSQNEIEMVTYKNFIDFFGRVRNFK, from the coding sequence ATGTTTTTTGATATGCATGCGGATGTGTGGACAGACAATTTCTGGGAATATCAGAAGGGAAATAAGGGCGTTATCAGAAATAAATACAAGGAAAAATTTTTGAAAGGAGGGCTTTCTGGAGGAATTTTTGTGATTTATTTGAATGTGAATGAAGTAGAGAATGCTGAAGAATATTTTTTTGCGGATTTGAGGGCGATGATTGAGGAATTGTATCACGCAAGAGATTTGATAAAGGTTATAAAAGAGCCAGCTGATTTTAAGATGTTTGAAAATTGGGAAAATGTTAAGGAAGAAGACAAAAAATTTGGAGTTATGCTTGGAATAGAAGGGCTTCCTGGAATTGGAAATAAACTTGATTATATTTATTTGTTAAATCAGCTTGGTGTACGACATATTGGGATGACTTGGAATGAAACGAACGCTTTTGCAACAGGGCAGAGCGGAGATAAAAACAGGGGATTGACTTCACTTGGAATTGATGCTGTGAGAATAATCAATGAATTGGGAATCCTGCTTGATGTTTCACATGCAAATGACAAAACATTCTGGGATATAGCAAAACATTCTAAAAAACCTTTTTTTGCTTCACATTCTAATGCCAGAAGTCTTTGTCCGTCAATGAGAAACTTGACTGATGACCAAATTTTGTGTATCGGTGAACGAGGAGGAATGGTCGGAATGAACAGTTGCCACAATTTTGTCAGTCAAAATGAAAATGAGAAAAATCTGGAAATGCTTTTAAATCATTTAGAGTATGTAGCTAAAAAAATTGGGCTGGATAAAGTTGGATTTGGACTTGACTTTGCGGAATATTATACTCCAGAAGGAGAAGAGTCTGAAGGGCTTTTTGGTCTTCACGATGTTACAGAGTTAGGCAATGTAAAAAAAGCCTTGAAAAAAAGAGGATATTCTCAAAATGAGATTGAAATGGTAACTTACAAGAATTTTATTGATTTTTTTGGGAGAGTACGAAATTTTAAATAA
- a CDS encoding gamma-glutamyl-gamma-aminobutyrate hydrolase family protein yields the protein MNNKRKPIIGITTSLELNPNRLNDYKTIVSVDYSKAVINAGGIPFILPITENTEVIREQIQLLDGLLLSGGGDPDPILYGEDCLQEVGSITPERDKFELEILDEFMKTGKPIFGICRGLQIANIYFGGSLYQDVKYIDTTVNHMQKWLPDLPTHNINIEKDNILFDIFGEKTRINSYHHQMIKDLGNGLTAIAKANDGIIEAFQNKNHNFFYAVQWHPEMMAVRGNEKMQEIFDKFVKSCEKLHSMNQN from the coding sequence ATGAACAATAAAAGAAAACCAATTATAGGGATTACTACTTCGCTGGAATTAAACCCAAACAGACTAAATGATTATAAGACGATAGTTTCTGTGGATTACAGCAAGGCGGTTATAAATGCCGGAGGAATACCATTTATTTTGCCAATAACAGAAAACACGGAAGTTATAAGGGAACAAATTCAGCTTCTGGACGGTCTTTTACTTTCTGGAGGAGGAGATCCTGATCCGATTTTATATGGAGAGGACTGTCTGCAGGAAGTTGGAAGCATTACACCAGAGCGGGATAAATTTGAGCTTGAAATTTTAGATGAGTTTATGAAAACTGGAAAGCCTATTTTTGGGATTTGCCGTGGATTGCAAATTGCAAATATCTATTTTGGCGGAAGTTTGTATCAAGATGTAAAATATATAGACACGACTGTCAATCACATGCAAAAGTGGCTTCCTGACTTGCCTACGCATAATATAAATATTGAAAAGGACAATATTTTGTTTGACATTTTTGGAGAAAAAACTAGAATAAATTCATATCATCATCAAATGATAAAAGATTTGGGAAATGGCTTGACTGCTATTGCAAAAGCAAATGATGGGATAATAGAAGCTTTTCAAAATAAAAACCATAACTTTTTCTACGCTGTACAATGGCATCCTGAAATGATGGCAGTTCGTGGCAATGAGAAAATGCAGGAGATTTTTGACAAATTTGTTAAAAGTTGTGAAAAACTGCATTCTATGAACCAAAATTAA